The Thalassotalea nanhaiensis genome has a window encoding:
- a CDS encoding sodium-dependent transporter, which yields MTASREHFSSKLGFILAAAGSAVGIGNIVGFPVNAAKNGGGAFLLMYAIFVIAICLPVMMAEMSVGRKTAKNPVGAYGALAGENSKWRLAGLLGIITPFMIAVFYTVLTIWILIYLVLTLGGQLDYLASADGFGEIINSPWLFISMVGVGGLVAFILKAGVKDGIERAAKIMMPALFVMLVLLVIFVLTLDNAMAGVQFYVIPDLDKITPSVISGAMSQAFFSLSLGMGILVTYGSYISRKTDIAGSAKLVAICDTSVAFIAGLMVLPAIFALNPEVNPDELSSSSVSMIFVYLPKIFLALQATTGYFIASAIAAVFFLLVFFAAITSLVSIIEVPVSYLIDEKCKTRKQALSAIFLWGGLIAALATLSFGMVDALTNLTNYGSGNKGLFDVIYDMFYDTILPLNGLLICLFVSYRWKKHNLNEELSQGNEGFANTFLAKYVDFSLGTFIPFILAAIFINTVAKIYFGYDVFS from the coding sequence ATGACTGCATCACGCGAGCATTTCAGCTCTAAACTTGGTTTTATACTAGCCGCAGCGGGCTCCGCTGTTGGTATCGGTAATATCGTTGGCTTTCCAGTAAATGCAGCTAAAAATGGTGGCGGAGCATTTTTATTGATGTACGCTATTTTTGTTATTGCCATTTGTTTACCGGTTATGATGGCAGAAATGTCTGTTGGCCGTAAAACTGCTAAAAATCCTGTAGGTGCTTATGGCGCTTTGGCGGGTGAGAACTCAAAATGGCGTTTAGCTGGTTTGTTAGGCATTATCACTCCATTTATGATTGCTGTATTTTATACCGTGTTAACCATTTGGATTCTTATATATTTGGTATTAACACTAGGTGGTCAATTAGATTATTTAGCAAGCGCCGATGGTTTTGGTGAAATTATTAATAGCCCATGGTTATTTATTTCTATGGTCGGTGTCGGTGGACTCGTTGCCTTCATCTTAAAAGCTGGTGTAAAAGATGGTATTGAACGCGCGGCGAAAATAATGATGCCAGCATTATTTGTGATGTTAGTACTACTGGTTATTTTTGTTTTAACCTTAGATAACGCTATGGCCGGCGTACAATTTTATGTTATTCCTGATCTAGATAAAATCACTCCATCGGTGATCAGCGGCGCTATGTCACAGGCATTCTTCTCATTATCGCTTGGTATGGGTATTTTAGTTACATATGGTTCTTATATTTCAAGAAAAACCGATATCGCCGGCTCTGCCAAATTAGTTGCTATTTGTGATACATCAGTTGCGTTTATTGCCGGCTTAATGGTTCTGCCTGCAATATTTGCTCTTAACCCAGAGGTGAACCCTGATGAATTAAGCTCTAGTTCTGTATCAATGATTTTTGTTTACTTACCTAAAATATTTTTAGCTCTGCAAGCAACTACAGGTTACTTTATCGCAAGCGCCATCGCGGCAGTATTCTTCTTATTAGTATTTTTTGCGGCGATTACTTCTTTAGTATCAATTATTGAAGTACCAGTTTCATATTTAATCGATGAAAAATGTAAAACCAGAAAACAAGCGTTAAGCGCAATATTCTTATGGGGTGGCTTAATTGCAGCATTGGCAACATTATCATTTGGTATGGTAGATGCGTTAACAAACTTAACTAACTACGGCAGTGGTAATAAGGGCCTATTTGATGTTATTTACGATATGTTCTACGACACTATATTGCCGCTAAATGGTTTATTAATTTGTTTATTTGTAAGTTACCGTTGGAAAAAACATAATTTGAATGAAGAGTTAAGCCAAGGCAATGAAGGCTTTGCTAATAC
- a CDS encoding DUF6491 family protein has product MFLKSLSSAIALLLLLTACASTEQSQKDKPVDPRQGEAVNQICFTGNMDGWSPLEGDNKALIVFDRRDDAYKLDLVGTCDPQWAMMRIATVSRGASNCLSRGDKIFTDAGMSRHDSCTIMKIYKWHPENVTDEKKPSETEKPAEQDSTEN; this is encoded by the coding sequence ATGTTTTTAAAATCACTTTCCAGCGCCATTGCATTGCTATTGTTATTAACTGCTTGTGCCAGCACAGAGCAATCACAAAAAGATAAACCTGTAGATCCCAGACAAGGCGAAGCAGTAAATCAAATATGTTTTACTGGTAATATGGACGGTTGGAGCCCACTTGAAGGCGATAATAAAGCGTTGATTGTTTTTGATCGAAGAGATGACGCTTATAAACTCGACTTAGTTGGTACTTGTGATCCGCAATGGGCAATGATGCGAATTGCTACCGTCAGTCGTGGTGCCTCTAACTGTTTATCAAGAGGTGATAAAATCTTCACCGATGCAGGTATGTCACGCCACGACAGTTGTACTATTATGAAAATTTATAAATGGCATCCTGAAAACGTAACAGATGAAAAAAAACCGAGCGAAACCGAAAAGCCAGCAGAGCAAGATAGTACTGAAAATTAA